The following proteins are encoded in a genomic region of Lytechinus variegatus isolate NC3 chromosome 7, Lvar_3.0, whole genome shotgun sequence:
- the LOC121418118 gene encoding uncharacterized protein LOC121418118 gives MHVSFQRNVSPPPVITIGNQVLEAVTSLRLLGVVIQSNLKWDQQVEQLIKRASKRLYILCKLKRNGVPAIDLVFIYTMYIRPLMEYCAPVWSSSLTTQQSDSIERVQRRALRMISYPDQHHYDELLSRFNIPSLAERRKDLLTNFAKSILVSSRHRHLLPAERQHVSRGRLRNSHHLDLPYTRTERYRKSSVPSLVKLINA, from the coding sequence ATGCATGTAAGTTTCCAGCGTAATGTTTCACCTCCACCAGTGATCACTATCGGGAATCAAGTTTTGGAGGCTGTTACGTCTCTCCGCTTACTTGGCGTTGTTATACAATCAAACCTGAAGTGGGATCAGCAAGTGGAACAGCTCATCAAACGTGCTTCGAAACGTCTGTATATCTTGTGCAAGCTGAAAAGGAATGGAGTTCCAGCAATTGATCTTGTTTTCATATACACAATGTATATCAGGCCATTGATGGAATATTGTGCACCAGTTTGGAGCAGTAGTTTGACAACTCAGCAATCAGACAGTATAGAGCGGGTACAACGTAGGGCTCTCAGGATGATATCGTACCCTGACCAACATCATTATGATGAACTCCTGAGCAGATTTAACATTCCTTCCCTTGCCGAGAGAAGAAAAGACCTGCTGACCAACTTTGCCAAGTCAATCCTTGTCTCATCGCGACATCGTCATTTGCTACCTGCTGAACGGCAGCATGTCTCGCGAGGTAGACTGAGGAATTCTCATCACTTGGACCTTCCTTATACTAGAACTGAACGATATAGGAAATCAAGTGTACCCTCACTTGTCAAACTGATCAATGCTTAG
- the LOC121419121 gene encoding clathrin heavy chain linker domain-containing protein 1-like isoform X1 gives MNIQNQDGSLQIPTNDWNLLKKLIITSFKMSRMPQPQSIQGSRQVLPPISPSPDVYKQFLKELEDQINVEVARVECAEEGPDPHRYAIYKGAFDQIIDNVSAYKPLLSAIKAEYEDCIDTIEKGQEEAFYLSGKVKALASEQTTLSLYQKRADELEQKLGLVKADNEKFKAELEKIAEIYQAREEVKRKAEEKIEESKKKMPTMPNRMLKGMDLDECTDVDKLESEIKRLKDVLSALKQTKVTKYSTKERKNELKTQLENKTKARDHVQEQNQQLKERCLKVRIALDALASYYKEKRFIFGPAEAVSFALTRSGSMMSVRSQETASTFEDDDPTKEREAELLLEYIEQFNEMFEEARYVEAAMHAANSPKGILRNPETLQRFKGVRVKRGQKSPLLIYAESLMSSVPAIGVPPNADATLECVKSALSEDRLDIVTHWIANNWLTYSEPLGHLLYNYAQGRGQQVRGQDVVSQCLPLAQAVYTKVGAHLQAAVCMSKQGRVHAMMEYAQSVNFSRDAYLGVLVACPSLSLAEVLVQPSGHSTRPALSVGSVVSTLLKTQDHHQIGVELIDNIHHSIISGSSKLRLKDLVFQDPDTKVSSWQKIIRACNDSGSYDVGLELLAAVTVLEAIKKAAESA, from the exons atgaatattcagaaCCAAGATGGCAGCTTACAGATTCCAACGAATGATTGGAATCTCCTAAAGAAATTGATCATAACCAGTTTCAAG ATGAGCAGGATGCCACAACCACAGTCCATTCAAGGATCTCGTCAGGTCCTGCCGCCCATATCGCCCAGCCCTGATGTCTACAAGCAGTTCTTGAAGGAACTTGAAGATCAGATCAACGTAGAGGTAGCCAGGGTAGAGTGTGCAGAGGAAGGGCCTGATCCTCATCGATATGCCATCTACAAAGGAGCCTTTGATCAG ATTATTGACAATGTTTCTGCCTACAAGCCACTCCTGAGTGCAATCAAAGCTGAGTATGAAGATTGCATTGACACCATAGAGAAAGGTCAAGAGGAAGCATTTTACCTCTCTGGAAAGGTCAAAGCACTTGCCTCTGAGCAGACAACACTCAGTCTCTATCAGAAGCGAGCCGATGAGCTTGAACAAAA ACTTGGTCTAGTGAAAGCTGATAATGAGAAGTTCAAAGCTGAACTTGAAAAGATTGCAGAGATTTACCAAGCGAGGGAAGAAGTGAAGAGAAAAGCAGAAGAAAAGATAGaggaatcaaagaaaaaaatgcccACAATGCCAAATAGGATGCTAAAAG GAATGGACTTGGATGAGTGCACGGATGTGGACAAATTGGAGAGTGAGATAAAGCGTCTCAAAGATGTACTGTCAGCACTGAAGCAGACTAAGGTAACCAAGTACTCAACCAAAGAGAGGAAGAATGAACTCAAGACTCAACTAGAGAATAAGACCAAAGCAAGGGATCATGTACAGGAGCAGAATCAACAGTTAAAGGAGAG GTGTCTGAAGGTGAGGATTGCCCTGGATGCATTGGCTTCATATTACAAAGAGAAACGGTTTATCTTTGGACCAGCTGAAGCAGTATCTTTTGCTCTGACAAGATCAGGATCCATGATGAGTGTCAGAA GTCAGGAGACAGCATCCACCTTTGAAGATGATGACCCCACCAAGGAAAGAGAGGCCGAGTTGTTGCTTGAATACATAGAACAGTTCAATGAGATGTTTGAAGAGGCTCGTTATGTAGAGGCTGCTATGCATGCAGCAAACAGTCCCAAAGGGATCCTACGAAACCCAGAAACATTGCAAAGATTTAAAG GTGTTCGAGTGAAGCGTGGTCAGAAGTCCCCTCTGTTGATATATGCTGAATCTCTGATGTCATCGGTGCCTGCCATAGGTGTGCCTCCCAATGCTGATGCCACCCTGGAATGTGTGAAGAGCGCCCTCAGTGAGGATCGTCTTGATATTGTCACACACTGGATTGCAAATAACTG GCTGACCTACTCAGAGCCCTTGGGTCATCTCCTTTATAACTACGCCCAGGGTAGAGGTCAGCAGGTCAGAGGTCAGGATGTGGTCAGTCAATGCCTTCCTCTAGCCCAGGCAGTCTATACCAAGGTGGGAGCTCACCTTCAAGCTGCTGTGTGTATGTCCAAGCAAGGCAGGGTTCATGCCATGATGGAGTATGCACAGTCTGTCAACTTCAGCCGAG ATGCCTACTTGGGAGTGCTGGTAGCATGTCCATCTCTATCCCTGGCCGAGGTCTTGGTCCAGCCCAGTGGTCACTCCACCAGACCAGCTCTGTCTGTAGGTTCAGTGGTCAGTACCTTACTGAAGACTCAGGACCATCATCAGATAGGTGTAGAGCTGATTGATAATATCCATCACAGTATTATCTCAG GTTCTAGTAAGTTGCGATTGAAGGACCTTGTCTTCCAAGATCCCGACACCAAAGTGAGCTCATGGCAGAAGATCATCAGAGCTTGTAATGACAGCGGATCGTATGATGTGGGACTAGAGCTACTTGCCGCTGTGACAGTCTTGGAGGCTATCAAGAAGGCAGCAGAAAGTGCCTGA
- the LOC121419121 gene encoding clathrin heavy chain linker domain-containing protein 1-like isoform X2, translating into MSRMPQPQSIQGSRQVLPPISPSPDVYKQFLKELEDQINVEVARVECAEEGPDPHRYAIYKGAFDQIIDNVSAYKPLLSAIKAEYEDCIDTIEKGQEEAFYLSGKVKALASEQTTLSLYQKRADELEQKLGLVKADNEKFKAELEKIAEIYQAREEVKRKAEEKIEESKKKMPTMPNRMLKGMDLDECTDVDKLESEIKRLKDVLSALKQTKVTKYSTKERKNELKTQLENKTKARDHVQEQNQQLKERCLKVRIALDALASYYKEKRFIFGPAEAVSFALTRSGSMMSVRSQETASTFEDDDPTKEREAELLLEYIEQFNEMFEEARYVEAAMHAANSPKGILRNPETLQRFKGVRVKRGQKSPLLIYAESLMSSVPAIGVPPNADATLECVKSALSEDRLDIVTHWIANNWLTYSEPLGHLLYNYAQGRGQQVRGQDVVSQCLPLAQAVYTKVGAHLQAAVCMSKQGRVHAMMEYAQSVNFSRDAYLGVLVACPSLSLAEVLVQPSGHSTRPALSVGSVVSTLLKTQDHHQIGVELIDNIHHSIISGSSKLRLKDLVFQDPDTKVSSWQKIIRACNDSGSYDVGLELLAAVTVLEAIKKAAESA; encoded by the exons ATGAGCAGGATGCCACAACCACAGTCCATTCAAGGATCTCGTCAGGTCCTGCCGCCCATATCGCCCAGCCCTGATGTCTACAAGCAGTTCTTGAAGGAACTTGAAGATCAGATCAACGTAGAGGTAGCCAGGGTAGAGTGTGCAGAGGAAGGGCCTGATCCTCATCGATATGCCATCTACAAAGGAGCCTTTGATCAG ATTATTGACAATGTTTCTGCCTACAAGCCACTCCTGAGTGCAATCAAAGCTGAGTATGAAGATTGCATTGACACCATAGAGAAAGGTCAAGAGGAAGCATTTTACCTCTCTGGAAAGGTCAAAGCACTTGCCTCTGAGCAGACAACACTCAGTCTCTATCAGAAGCGAGCCGATGAGCTTGAACAAAA ACTTGGTCTAGTGAAAGCTGATAATGAGAAGTTCAAAGCTGAACTTGAAAAGATTGCAGAGATTTACCAAGCGAGGGAAGAAGTGAAGAGAAAAGCAGAAGAAAAGATAGaggaatcaaagaaaaaaatgcccACAATGCCAAATAGGATGCTAAAAG GAATGGACTTGGATGAGTGCACGGATGTGGACAAATTGGAGAGTGAGATAAAGCGTCTCAAAGATGTACTGTCAGCACTGAAGCAGACTAAGGTAACCAAGTACTCAACCAAAGAGAGGAAGAATGAACTCAAGACTCAACTAGAGAATAAGACCAAAGCAAGGGATCATGTACAGGAGCAGAATCAACAGTTAAAGGAGAG GTGTCTGAAGGTGAGGATTGCCCTGGATGCATTGGCTTCATATTACAAAGAGAAACGGTTTATCTTTGGACCAGCTGAAGCAGTATCTTTTGCTCTGACAAGATCAGGATCCATGATGAGTGTCAGAA GTCAGGAGACAGCATCCACCTTTGAAGATGATGACCCCACCAAGGAAAGAGAGGCCGAGTTGTTGCTTGAATACATAGAACAGTTCAATGAGATGTTTGAAGAGGCTCGTTATGTAGAGGCTGCTATGCATGCAGCAAACAGTCCCAAAGGGATCCTACGAAACCCAGAAACATTGCAAAGATTTAAAG GTGTTCGAGTGAAGCGTGGTCAGAAGTCCCCTCTGTTGATATATGCTGAATCTCTGATGTCATCGGTGCCTGCCATAGGTGTGCCTCCCAATGCTGATGCCACCCTGGAATGTGTGAAGAGCGCCCTCAGTGAGGATCGTCTTGATATTGTCACACACTGGATTGCAAATAACTG GCTGACCTACTCAGAGCCCTTGGGTCATCTCCTTTATAACTACGCCCAGGGTAGAGGTCAGCAGGTCAGAGGTCAGGATGTGGTCAGTCAATGCCTTCCTCTAGCCCAGGCAGTCTATACCAAGGTGGGAGCTCACCTTCAAGCTGCTGTGTGTATGTCCAAGCAAGGCAGGGTTCATGCCATGATGGAGTATGCACAGTCTGTCAACTTCAGCCGAG ATGCCTACTTGGGAGTGCTGGTAGCATGTCCATCTCTATCCCTGGCCGAGGTCTTGGTCCAGCCCAGTGGTCACTCCACCAGACCAGCTCTGTCTGTAGGTTCAGTGGTCAGTACCTTACTGAAGACTCAGGACCATCATCAGATAGGTGTAGAGCTGATTGATAATATCCATCACAGTATTATCTCAG GTTCTAGTAAGTTGCGATTGAAGGACCTTGTCTTCCAAGATCCCGACACCAAAGTGAGCTCATGGCAGAAGATCATCAGAGCTTGTAATGACAGCGGATCGTATGATGTGGGACTAGAGCTACTTGCCGCTGTGACAGTCTTGGAGGCTATCAAGAAGGCAGCAGAAAGTGCCTGA